In Acidovorax sp. GBBC 1281, a single window of DNA contains:
- a CDS encoding methyl-accepting chemotaxis protein, which produces MQHLKISTRLIIGFGLLATLGVAIALLAALRMQGLAQDLTEVSANRMVKVAQFTDIKDNLNNGARAVRNIIISSDPTLRQGEKKKVAEARVANTALLQQLDASLALPMTREQLRIINANREPYNQAIDRAIALAEAGDSAAAGTLLIKEVRTLQNAVFGAVDASREIQRGLANQVAKEALAHANNMAVVLGVAAALMLIVSVLVGWLIVRDLSRSLGAEPSALAAAANNVAAGDLSAALVVRSGDTVSVMAAMARMQEALTSVVATVRHGSDGVATASAEIAQGNSDLSARTEQQASALEETAASMEELSSTVKQNADNARQANQLAVSASTVAAQGGQVVNDVVSTMKIIDDSSKRIADIIGVIDGIAFQTNILALNAAVEAARAGEQGRGFAVVASEVRNLAQRSAEAAKEIKSLIDSSVAQVGEGTALVAKAGSTMTEVVTAIRRVTDIIGEVSAASTEQSQGVAQVGEAIVQMDQVTQQNAALVEESAAAASSLSTQAQQLLQAVAIFKLGAQTEVSNAMAHQAGPSFSGQAGVGKRHAQPVANTRAIPRLSAMAGR; this is translated from the coding sequence ATGCAACACCTCAAGATCTCCACCCGATTGATCATCGGATTCGGGCTGCTCGCCACCCTCGGCGTCGCCATTGCGCTGCTCGCTGCGCTCCGCATGCAGGGCCTGGCCCAGGACCTGACCGAGGTGTCGGCCAACCGCATGGTCAAGGTGGCACAGTTCACCGACATCAAGGACAACCTGAACAACGGCGCGCGCGCGGTGCGCAACATCATCATCTCCAGCGACCCCACACTGCGCCAGGGCGAGAAGAAGAAGGTTGCCGAAGCCCGCGTGGCCAATACCGCACTGCTCCAGCAACTGGATGCGTCGCTGGCCCTGCCGATGACCCGCGAGCAACTGCGCATCATCAACGCCAACCGCGAGCCTTACAACCAGGCCATCGATCGGGCCATCGCTCTGGCGGAAGCCGGTGACAGCGCAGCGGCGGGAACGTTACTGATCAAAGAAGTGCGCACCCTGCAAAACGCCGTGTTCGGCGCCGTGGACGCATCCCGCGAAATCCAGCGTGGCCTGGCCAATCAAGTCGCCAAAGAGGCCCTGGCCCATGCCAACAACATGGCCGTGGTGCTGGGTGTGGCCGCAGCGCTGATGCTGATCGTCAGCGTGCTGGTCGGCTGGCTCATCGTTCGTGATCTCTCCCGTTCGCTGGGCGCCGAACCCTCCGCGTTGGCGGCAGCCGCCAACAATGTGGCGGCCGGCGACCTGAGCGCGGCACTGGTGGTGCGCAGCGGCGACACGGTGAGCGTGATGGCCGCCATGGCCCGCATGCAGGAGGCGCTGACCTCGGTGGTCGCCACCGTGCGCCATGGCTCCGACGGCGTGGCTACGGCCAGCGCCGAGATCGCCCAGGGCAACAGCGACCTGTCGGCCCGCACCGAACAGCAAGCCAGCGCGCTGGAAGAAACCGCGGCCTCGATGGAGGAGCTGTCCAGCACCGTGAAACAGAACGCGGACAACGCCCGCCAGGCCAACCAGTTGGCCGTGAGCGCATCGACCGTCGCCGCTCAGGGCGGTCAGGTGGTGAACGACGTCGTGAGTACGATGAAGATCATCGACGACAGCTCCAAACGCATCGCCGACATCATCGGCGTGATCGACGGCATCGCCTTCCAGACCAACATCCTGGCGCTCAACGCCGCCGTGGAGGCCGCCCGGGCCGGCGAGCAAGGCCGTGGTTTCGCGGTGGTGGCCAGCGAAGTGCGCAACCTGGCGCAGCGCAGCGCAGAGGCCGCGAAAGAGATCAAGTCACTGATCGACAGCAGCGTGGCCCAGGTGGGCGAGGGCACGGCGCTGGTGGCGAAGGCCGGCAGCACCATGACCGAGGTGGTCACGGCCATCCGCCGCGTCACCGACATCATCGGAGAGGTGAGCGCCGCCAGCACCGAGCAAAGCCAGGGCGTAGCCCAGGTGGGCGAGGCCATCGTCCAGATGGACCAGGTGACCCAGCAGAACGCGGCCCTGGTGGAGGAAAGCGCTGCGGCAGCCAGCAGCCTGAGCACGCAAGCCCAGCAACTCCTGCAGGCCGTGGCCATTTTCAAGCTCGGCGCACAAACGGAGGTGAGCAACGCCATGGCACACCAGGCAGGGCCATCGTTCAGCGGGCAGGCGGGCGTCGGAAAAAGGCATGCCCAGCCCGTAGCGAACACCCGTGCCATCCCCAGGCTCAGCGCCATGGCCGGCCGTTGA
- a CDS encoding FadR/GntR family transcriptional regulator: protein MNDSTKALESRRLYQQIADKVRLLIQQGDYREGSRLPPERDLAQQLGVSRPSLREALIALEIEGSVEIRMGSGVYVCSRALRRSALPPSMGESPAELMQARGAVEGAVIVLACVHATTDGLARVQASIDAMRADIAAGRDVLEHDREFHVRIAEMTGNSVLVRLVGSLFDERRGPLASHMRERLEGQPTWHAALAEHEQIYRCLAARDPLLAESAMRSHIRAAADRWVMP, encoded by the coding sequence ATGAACGACTCGACCAAAGCCCTCGAATCCCGGCGCCTGTACCAGCAGATCGCGGACAAGGTGCGCCTGCTGATCCAGCAGGGCGATTACCGGGAAGGCAGCCGCCTGCCGCCCGAGCGCGATCTGGCGCAGCAGCTGGGCGTGTCACGCCCCTCGCTGCGCGAGGCGCTGATCGCGCTGGAGATCGAGGGCAGCGTGGAGATCCGCATGGGTTCGGGCGTGTACGTGTGCAGCCGCGCGCTGCGGCGCTCCGCCCTGCCCCCCTCCATGGGCGAGAGCCCGGCCGAACTGATGCAGGCGCGGGGCGCGGTGGAGGGGGCGGTCATCGTGCTGGCGTGCGTGCACGCCACGACGGACGGCCTGGCCCGCGTGCAGGCGAGCATCGACGCCATGCGCGCCGACATCGCGGCCGGGCGCGACGTGCTGGAGCACGACCGCGAGTTCCACGTGCGCATCGCGGAGATGACCGGCAACTCGGTGCTGGTGCGGCTGGTGGGCAGCCTGTTCGACGAGCGCCGCGGGCCGCTGGCCAGCCACATGCGCGAGCGGCTGGAAGGCCAGCCGACCTGGCATGCGGCCCTGGCCGAGCATGAGCAGATCTACCGCTGCCTCGCGGCCCGCGACCCCTTGCTGGCGGAGTCGGCCATGCGCTCGCACATCCGCGCGGCGGCGGACCGCTGGGTCATGCCCTGA